From the Macaca nemestrina isolate mMacNem1 chromosome 7, mMacNem.hap1, whole genome shotgun sequence genome, the window GAAGACTAATGAGGCCAGTCATGTGGGCTCATGCCTTTAACCCCAGCAtttagggagactgaggctggaggatcgcttgagaccaggagttccagatcagcctgggcaacatattgagacctcatctcaacaaaaaagttaaaaaaataataataatgatagaaaaCGTGGGAAGAGTTGGAAGTACAGAGAATAATCCAAGTTGTCAGTAAGTTGTCAATAGTTTGTAAGCTATATGAGAGTGAATACTTGTATTTTATTCAGTATTACATACATAGCATGATGAGTGGCATAAAGTAAATGCACGTTTTCTGGATTAATAAATGAGATACCATAGCATTTtgtgttttgggggtttttgttttattttgagacagggtctcactctcgcccaggctggagtgcagtgatgtgatcttggctcactgcaacctccacgtcccaggctcaagcgatcctcccacttcagcctcccaaatagctgggaccacaggcgcccaccaccacacccagctgatatttttctatttttctgtagtgatggggtttcattaagttgcccaagctggtctcaaacttctgggctcaagtgatatacccaacttggcctcccagaatgttgagattacaggcatgaaccaccatgactggccacaATAACTGTTTAATAGAAGTCCTAGAATAAAAACgctagaaggaaggaaataacccACTAAATGCCACATTTTGTGATTCTgcaagtaaagaaagaaaaaatttacagGGAACAGATTGACATCAAAATTCTCACatagtaggccaggcgcggtggctcacacctgtaattccagcactttgggaggctgaggtgggaggtttgcgtaagcccaggagttcgagaccatcctgggcaacatagtgacaccttgtctctaccaaaaaaaaaaaaagccaggcctggtggcatgcacctgtagtcccagctactctggaacctgaggtaggaggattgcttgagcctgggaggctgagtttgcagtaagctgtgttTGTGCCCTTGCACCCcacccgggcaacagagtgagaccctgtcttaaaaaaaaaaaaaaaaaaaaaaagttcttatctCCTGTATGTAAGAGGCAGCAAAGCAATATtcggaggggaaagagggaggaagttGAATCCAGTCATGTGATGGCATTCCCAGAAAGTCTACTACCCATGCTTTTTGGAAAATGTTAAGGAtatcttcaaagaaaaataaataggaagacacaaggggaaaaaaaaggcacgGAAGTAAACAATGGTGTATGAAACACAAATTTAAATGCTTACtgacaatttttttgttttgttttgttttgttattttagagatgaggtgtcGCTGTGTTACCCATCCTGGTCTTGAACCGACTGCAAGCAATCCttagtgcctcagcctcacaaaagtgctgggattaccagtgcgagccactgcacctggtcacaaatgttttttgaaaaatgtaaactagaataaaattttttgaaatattgaaagTGATTCAGGGAAAGATAGTAAAAGCACACTAAAGGTTTCATTTCTATTTGGGAGAAATTATGGGTGTTTTTGACATTGAAAGGTAATTCTAAATGTGGGTAACCCTTGCTATCCTTACTTGCACTGTGAGCTCAGGAACTACATAGATTAATGTACATTTTCACACAAACTCACGGCATCCAGAGTTTAGAAACCAAATAGGTTGGGATAATACAGTATTCTTTGCTATTCAAACCTTAGACCCAAAGAGATTAAGGTGACaggttaccttttttttttttttaatatttaaaggaaataaacagaattataaaaacaaacacaacttcTTGGCCATTAGAAGGAAATAAAGtttgaagggaaggagaggattTTTACAAAGTAATCCactagggccaggtgtggtgactcacgcctgtaatcccagctacttgggaggctgaggcagtaggataatttgagcctgggaattcaGGAGGTGCCCAAGCAACAtggcaagatgctgtctcaaacaCACGCACCCACACTAACAGGAAGACCAGGCCCCAGGTCCCTTTCATCTTCATTCATTCGTAAGTTAGTCTAAAATCCACTAGGTTTCAGACCAGTCATAGGTGTTCATGGTGGGAGGCAACAGTGACCTGGTGGGGCGTATCAGCAAAGCAGGGTGAGGATAATGCTTGTATGTTGTGTAAAGAGGGGAGTGGGGTTGATGTCCGCAGCGACAGGAGATTAGTTATATGCAGAGGGGTTGATCAAATAAGGAAATAGATTGAGGACAATGGGAGGTGCCTCTCTGTTGGAGATGGGGTTGTAAATATGTAAAAGGGAGGAAACTAGAATAAATCCTGAATTATAGGTTTGGAATTGGAATTACTGGCATGAATTCGTGGTTCCCAAAATATCAAGATATATTCAGTATGGTagtaatactgaaaaaaaaaaagtgtggagaGATATACCTATGGATGTGGATGTATGTATGCATGAGGACCTGGAAGCAGCAATGCTGTAATAACATGACTATACCCAGctcccagatcttggtttctaaataccattcttcACTGAAAGGAACCAGGGCTCGGAGAAACACCTGACTTCAGGATTGGGGCAGGAATGGTACTCTGGAAGATCTTGCTGTGCCAAAAAAAGGAAGTGCTCAAAGAACAATGAGGACATGTCAAATGGATACAGAAGACACCTTGAAGGGCTTCCTGCAGGCTCATCTTGAGACAATTTGAACATCTAAAAAAAgtcatggccaggcgcagtggctcacacctgtaatcccagtactttaagaGGGCAAAGTGGTTGAGCTTGAGaccaagagctcaagaccagcctgggcaacatagtgaaacccccatctctacaacaaaatttaaaaatagctgggtatagtggcatgtgatatagtcccagctactcaggaggctgaggcagaaggattgcttgagcccaagaagttgaggctgcagtgagccaagatcacgccactgcactccagtgagcaacagagcgacaccctgtctcaaaaaaaaaaaaggaagaaagaaaatatcagatgtgcacccataaaaaaggatgagttcatgtcctttgcagggacgtggatgaagctggaaaccatcattctcagcaaactaacacaagaacaaaaaaccaaacaccacatgttctcataagcAGGAGTTGAgtaatgagaacacgtggacacaggcaggggaacatcacacaccaaggcctgtcagggagtgggtgGCTAGAGGAAGGATcgcattaggagaaatagctaaagtagatgacaggttgatgggtgcagcaaatcaccatggcatatgtatacctatgtaacctgcacgttctgtacctgtatcccagaacttagagtataatttaaaaataaataaataaaatatcagatgTAATCCATTGAACAAAACAGTAATTTGTGAGTCCATGctgattaaaataaaagaataaacagagacatagccaggtgctgtggctcacgcctgtaatcccaacactgtgggaggccaaggtggatcgcttcgagctcaggagttcaagaccagtatgggcaacatggcgaaaccctgtctctacaaaaaatacaaaaattatccaggcattggtgacacgcgcctgtagtcccagctacacaggaggctgaagctggagaatcgcttaagcctgggaagtggaggttgcagggagctgagattgtgccactgcactccagcctgggggacagtgagaccctgtctcaaaagaaaaaaaagagaaacttctcTTTATAGTAGAGTACCAACAGATGAATGAGTCAGAATAATGATATTAGAAAATCACCACTTGGCAATCACCATAGCAAAAATTAATCCGGCCAAGAAACATCAATTGCTAAAACTAGTGTATGAAAGTTTGATGAGGAACAGCATTTACACAGTCTCAAAGTCCTCCCTGCAAAATGCTTCCTGATgattacaaaaggaaaaactacATTGGAGAAACCTGGGAGACCCCACTTCATTCAAGTTATCACAGTTAATCACAGTTCACATAACCAGTGCTGGGACAAATCAAAATTGTATAACATTTGATACAAATGCAATATGAACACAGCTTCACTTCAGTGATATTCTTCATAAAAATGCATAATGTGAATCTAACATGAAGAAACATCAGACAACATTGTTCCCATAATGTTCTTTTATGgcgattttgtttttttctgatccaGGATTCAGTCCGGATAGATGTAGCTTCTGAATAGAAATTAAGGGATATTCTTCACAATAATTGGTCAGTCATCTTCAAAAGTCAAGTTCATTAAAATCAAGGAAATACATAGAACCGTTTCAGGTTGAAGGAGCCTAAAAGAGAcaatgacaactaaatgcaatatgAGATCTCAGCTAAACCATATCTggttttcctttttgtgttttttgttttgttttgttttgttttgttttgagacagagtcttgttctgtctcaaagctagagggcagtggcgtgatcttgactcactgcgatttccgcctcccgggttcaagggattctcgtgcctcagcctccagagtagctgggatgacaggcctgccccaccatgcccagctattctttttgtattttcagtagagacagggtttcgccatgttggccacgcgggtctctaactcctggcctcaagtgatctgtccgtctcagcctcccacagtgctgggattgcaagtatgagccaccactcctggcttttggggttctttttgagacagggtctcactctgtcacccaggctggagcacaatggcacaatcacagctcgctgcaaacttgacctcctgggctcaagtgatccttccatcttggcctcctgagtagctggaactacagtcatatgccaccatgcccagctaattattattatttttattggtagagggagggtggggagtggggtggagggggaacggggtgggggtgagggatattctcactgtgttgcccaaagtggtcttgaattcctggactcaagcgatcctcctacctcggcctccccaagtgctgggattacaggcatgagccactacacccagccccaTGTCTGGTTTTAAACTAAGTTTAGTAGTTTGTTATATAGCACAGAACATTAACACAGATAAtctaattcatgaacatagaTACGAAACCCTTGAACAAAAAGATTAACAACTAGAACCCAACAATTCATGAAAATAACTGCATCACAAACAAAATATACCTGAGGAATAGAAGATTAGTTTAATATGTGACCATCATTGATAATGAACAACAATAacagaataaggaagaaaatcTCATGATAACCTCAATAAATACAGAGAAATCTGGTCACAATCATGAATCTATCCATTCATGATTACAACTCTTCAAAACTATGACTGCAAACATCATGCTTAATGGTGAATTATCCAAAGCTTTCTCTCTGAGTTAAGGAATTAGCTATCTCCACTTCTATTCACTAGTTTACTATATTCACTTTTTTCACTATTTTACTGGCAATCCTCACTAGTAAAGAAGGTAAGAAGTAAGACTTAGGAAAAAATTAAACTGATTTTGTTGCAGACAACTTGAATGTGTTTATAGAAAATCCAAAGAACCTATGTAAAAAGTAGACTTAAGTAAATCAAGTTAGGCCATACgtagtggctcacatgtgtaatcttagcactttgggagagtgaggtgggaggatcgcttgagcccatgagtttgagaccagcctgggcaacatagcgagaccctgtcactatttaaataaaaatcaaaaaattaaagagtaaGTCAGGTTAGAAAGGTTCCTAGATAGACAACCAACATATgacaaataattctatttttacctACCAGCATCAAACacaaaatgaaacttttaaaagacCCTATTGATTAGGAGAAAGTGAAGGACTTGGGAGAGCCTCACTGACAAACAGAGCAAGTTTACAGGATTTAAGTCCTGCAGAACCACCACTGAGGTGACTTCGAGAGATACCTCTGTAAATACATCACAAATATCAAATACCTACAAGACAAGACACCTCTGCTTGCCAGGATTCCTTATCCAGGTGTCAAAGAATGAATATTCTTAATATCTTTGTGTAGCCTGAGAATATATGTAGGTTTTTTTAACCATTTGGACATAAGTTGGGGCGCATACTATGGATTCTTCAATACCTTGCTTTTTTTGACTTACCAGTCATGTATCTGGAGAGAAATCCATTTTAGCAAAAAATATGTCTactgtattctttatttttatttttatttatttatttatttattttgagactgagtctcactctgtctcccaggctggagtgcagtggcgcgatctcgactcactgcaagctccgcctcccgggttcacgccattctcctgcctcagcctccggagtagctgggactacatgcgcccgccacctcgcccggctaattttttgtattttttagtggagacggggtttcaccgtgttagccaggatggtcttgatctcctgacctcgtgatccgcccgcctcagcctcccaaagtgctgggattacaggcgtgagccactgcgcccggcctatttttaattttttaaacttgcaGAAGAGTTGCAAGAATAATGCTCGTTAGTGGGCCTTCACTTGGATTCACCAACTGCTGGCATGTGGCTTTATAGTATATGCTTTATCACTCCCCTTCCTTCCCGTCCTCGGGTTCCTGTTTCTTCCTGAACCATTTGAAAACAGGTTGCATATATCATGCCCCTGTCCCCCAAAAaacttcagtgtgtattttctaaGAACAAGGGCATCCCCTTGCATAAACACAGTACAATTTTATCAAATTCAGAAGATTCAACATTAATAGAAAAAACCATCTGCATATTatccatattcaaatttcatcGATTGTTCCCATAATGTTCTtttatggcaatttttttttttttttttttttttttctgatccggGATTCAGTCCGGATAGATGTAGCTCCTGAATAGAAGTGAAAGTCCTCCCTCCCCAGGGTGAGGAAATTCCCTCAGGGCTCCTAGGTGTGGTGTAGTCGCTGGTAAGGGGGAATGAGTGCCCAAAGCAGGCAGGGTTGCTGTAGTGTCCACTAACTCAGTGGTGGTAAATCTTTTGTGCacatgtaagtgtgtgtgtgtgtgtgtataatatatacacacgcaAGAGAAACTGAGTGATGGAGGAAGGGAGGTTATATGTGTAATTCATTCTCTGAAGCctaatctttttaaaacatttcagacAACCAAGTAACAGTGTCTCATGGCAACATGCTAGAATCTTGAAGGTGAATGGAAAGGATTATGATGTATAGAAAATCCAAGTTGGAGTGGTGCCTGATACAGGTGAAAATCAGTTTGCAGCTACTGGAAGAGAGAGGAGCATATcagttgtttaaaacaaaaagccAGTGTTAACAGGCTCAGAGAAATGAAGTTGAAAGGAATAGTTGTAGCTGCTGAATAGAAGCGAAATTCCAACGTGGTTCCATTAAAATGACTTCTCAGCGATCTCTCCCTGCAGATGACTTCGGTATCTACTATGTCCTGTGAGCCTTGATCTACTACAGCTTTCTAGATAAGCCCAGCTCAGAGGAGTCAGGGGATACATGCTACATTCAGGAGGGTTCTCCCAGGTGTGACCCATGGGAGGTCCCCCGAAAGGAAGGAAGATTGTGCCTAATATCTTGGCAATAAATACATGTTCTTCCTAAAGGGTGACAGTCTAGGACCTCCTGTGATATCAGTGAGTAAAAGTGAAAATGACCATTCTTATAACAGTGAACACTTTTCAAACTGGCATAACTGTGCTTAAAAGCATGTGAGGTCACTGTCTCATGGAGGCCAACTTTAAATACaatatatggaaagaaaaatcCCAGAGGACATAGATACCGGGTTGCCTGGCACGATATAAAAAATTACaagaggggctgggtgcggtggctcaagcctgtaatcccagcactttgggaggccaagacgggcggatcacgaggccaggagatcgagaccatcctggctaacacggtgaaaccccgtctctactaaaaaatacaaaaacctagccgggcgaggtggcgggcgcctgtagtcccagctactcgggaggctgaggcaggagaatggcgtgaacccgggaggcggagcttgcagtgagctgagatccagccactgcactccagcctgggcgacagagtgagactccgtctcaaaaaaaaaaaaaaaaaaaattacaagaggAAGCTCTGTGCAGGGAGAGGAGGTGCCCTTCGGAACCCTCAGTGTTCTCTCCGTGCAGGCAGGTCTGGCCAATTCACATGAACACTCTAATCCTGTAGCTTACTGGGAAGGACATCCTAGACCAGTcacttaaaaaacttttttaagtTGTCATTTATTGATGAACCTGTGTCAAGTACCTTGCATGATACCTTCATAATCCTCACAACCATCCTATAAGGCAGATgacattattcatattttatagacaagaaacAGACATAGAATCCCAGATCCTATAACTAGTAAATGGCATAGTTGGGATTTAAACTAAGATCCATTTTTTACAAAGTCTGTGTGCTTTCTCCTTtccatgtatatatgtgtgtgcgtatttatatgtatatagctatatacatatatacatatatgtgtgctcTTAAGATATCTATATGCATGCTcttaatatgtgtatatgttatgCTTTcgatatatatgctatatatacatatatacacaaatacacacatatataaatcaCATATATAGGCAATCTTAATATATATAAATCCAAATATCTCAATGGATAGATATattgggagagagggagggaggcaaacAGATGATAGCCAGGTATTCCTTTTCTCTACATACCACCACACACCCCGCGAGTAAATGGCTAAATCACTTCAAACCTGacatctcatctgtaaaatgggatgtaAAAATAATTGTTCCTGCCTTACACAATTGTTGAGAGATTTAATGGGAAAATGCATGTTAAGTACTTAAATAGTGCCAGGCTCACTACCTGATAGCTAttgttttattaacttttaataataataataataatttaattacttGTCCAGCAAGTTGTCGGTTGTCTTGCTTTGGTTTTAGAAAGAAATTTCTATCTGTCTTATTTGGCTTCAGGCACTTGTTCACAGTTCTGTTCTAAgtaatgtaattttgtttttaatttaatttaatttaatttatgtaatagagacaagatctcactatgttaccctggctggtctcaaactcctggcctcaggcagtcctcccacctcggcctcccaaagggctgggattacgggtgtgagccactatgctctgCCATGCTGTAATTTTAGACTCCAAGTTCCCATACTTCCTGTCCTTGGTGGGGAATGCATTTGGAGGAAGTCTTATTAAGAACTCTTCTTTATTTCACAATATTGAGAGGCTTATTGTCATTTGTACTTATTTTGTTCTCTCAAAACCCTTTCTTTCCATGTGGCACCAACACAGTGCAGAGTGCACAGATTACTATGATACCCTTCCAGTTAAGGAGGCTGATGGGAGCCAGCCCTGTTCTCAGGGCGTCACTGGCTTGCGGAACTTGGGCAACACATGCTACATGAATGCCATCTTACAGTGTCTCTGCAGCATCTCGCCGCTGGTGGAATACTTCCTCTCCGGGAAGTATATCACTGCTCTTCAAAAGTAAGCCCATTTGCATTCCCTGCAGCCCAGCTCCCACCCCCACTTCCCCACAGGTGAGGTTAGAGAAGGAACTCTGGAATCCCTATTAAGGGATTAAACAAACAAGTCAGTAGAGGTTGTAGCTTCCCAGATAACATGCGAGAGTAAGTAAAAGTGGGAAGGGCAACCAAGAAATGAATGCagctcctttatttttatttttattttttaaatttttgttgttgttgagacagggtctcgttctgttgcccaggctggagtgcagtggaacgatcttggctccctgccacctctgctcctcaggttcaagtgactctcctgcctcagcctcctgagtagctgggattacaggcacgcaccaccatgcctgtctatttttttttgtatttttttgtatttttagtagagagggggtttcaccatgttggacaggctggtcttaaactcctgacctcaagtgatccacctctcCCAACCCACCACCtcggccccgcaaagtgctggaatttcaggcatgagcctctgagcctggcctcctttttttttcttttagacagagtcttgttctgtcacccagactggggtgaagtagtggtatgatcacagctcaccgcagcctcgaccttctgggggctcaagcgatcctcctgcattggcctcccaaagtgctggggttacaggcatgagacaccacgctcTTCCATTTTGAGACTAATTTCCCAGGCTTGGGTGATGAAGTGCCTTCTTTTCATTAAATCAGCCAGAAACATATCCCTTTCTTCTTCCAAGCGATTGCAGTGAGGTTGCCACTGCTTTTGCCTACCTGATGACAGACATGTGGCTGGGAGACTCAGACTGTGTCTCACCAGAAATATTCCGGTCAGCTCTTGGCAACCTCTACCCAGCATTTACGAAAAAGACGCAACAAGATGCTCAGGAATTCTTGATTTATGTCCTAAATGAACTTCATGAAGCTCTAAAAAAGGTAAGTAGAATTAATGACCTTGAAATAGGATAGTTCTGCACCTTTATCAGCAacttccatttttccttcttttgcttgTTCAGTTAATATTGTCTactttgtgccaagcactgtggtAGGTGTCCCATGGAGAACATCCAAGTTAGTATTTCAATGTGTAGCTGTATTTACCAAACTTACTtgtcatcagaatcacctgggaagatTTTACAGCACAGATGTTAAGGCACATACTCCAAGGGTAATGAATTAGAACGTCTTTGGGGAAAGCTTACTTGGCATTTCCAGTGGTCAGCCAGGCGTGGGAAACACTAGTCTACTTTTCTTTGGAAATAAAGGCTGCATGGACTAGTTTTTAAAAGTGCAAAATATATTCCTCATGAGAAATATAGAATTTTATAGCTTACATTTTCTTGGGACCTACAAATCCATGAAAATATTAAGCTTGATATTAGATTAAGCAACAGATCTACGCACTACAAAATTTCATCCTCGTACCAAACACGCCTAACCTGAGTTCATCACCGAATTAGGACATACGTTTCATTAAACATGAAGTCATCAGTTACTCTAGAGGTTTTGCCTTTATTTACAAAACTCACTGCCCTTAGTCTTGGTCTGAGACCCACATTCTCTGAAAATGTGTCCTTGActttatgtaatgtccttctgcTAATGTTACCTCACTGCACCTCTAATACCCAGGGAATGGTTAGCATCGAGATTGCAAACTATAGCTATTAATTGTTCTCATTGGCAGGCCTCAGTTCCGTTTTTCATTtagagtaataaaaaaaattcatggccgggtgctgtggttgacacctgtaatcccagcattttgggaggcggaggcgggtggatcacttgaggtcaggagttcgagaccatcctggctaacatggtgaaaccccatctctactaaaaatacaaaaattagccgggcatgttggcgggcgcctgtagtcccagctactcgggaggctgaggtaggagaattgcttaaactcagaaggtggaggttgcagtgagctgagatctcgccactgcactccagcctgggtgacggagtgagactccgtctcaaaacaacaacgaaaaaaaaccaacaatgaaaagaaagaaaaaaaaaacgtatTCATGGCAGCACTTTTTAAAGAGAAGAGGCGAATGGGCAGTAAAAATCCCTCATGTCCTCTTCTACAGCCAATCTGAAACAAATAGCATTCTGTTTCCCAAGATCAGACTAGGAATTAGGGGAATGAAGTTACTGTCAGGGTGGAATACTTTGGCAGCAGAGTGTGACGAAACAAGCAAGCAGAAGTGGAATGGTGAGCACAGCCCCAAATTAGAGCCAGCTGTGGAGCTAACGCATCTTCAAAATGTATATTCTACTGAGGCTCTTCAATCACTGAAAACTCAGGGTGTGCCCCAGAAACGCTGTTGCTGAGTATGAGCTAGATCCAAACCAGGCCACAAGGCTAGTTCTGCCAGGCTGCCTTAGGAATTTCAGATTTGctctcttatcttttttttaaaaaattaaccctgtagagacaggattttgctatgttgcccaatctgatctcaaactccttgtctcacgtgatcctcccgactcagcctcccaaagcaccaccattacagacgtgagccaccatgcctggccaagatttgctcttttaaaaaagtgttttctaGAAGTTAAAGGAGAAAAGGCTACAGAATTTAACCTGGAGGGACTGGAGACAGGAAAGATtggatttcttaatattttaccTTTAGATCTGCTTGAGTGACCTAATGCTAATTTAGCTTACTTACCCCCTTCCCAGGAAAAACTAGCTCCCAAGGCTGGTAACTTATGGGGCCATGGGTATATGTTTTACCAGAGTTAGGGTGTCATCACTCCTCTGTTTCACCTAAAGGGAAAATATCTGAATTATCAGAAATTACACATGATATATATACTTTCAAGGATATCTTACTTTATTGTCTGAATCCAAAACTAAGTGGTTTCTGGTAGCAATGTATCATTCTGATAGAAAAAAAAGCAGTCATGtcattgaaaacttttttttttttgaaacatggtctcactctgtcacccaggctggagtgcagtagtgctaacacggctcactgcagtctcgaactcctgggctcaactgatcctccaacctcagcctcctaagtagctgtcaCCATagatgtgtgctaccacacctagctcattttttttttctttgtagagatgggatctcaccatgttgccacagtcttttttaaataaccagtAATTAATCTGGGTGAAATTTGCTCCTTGATTCAGTACCACTACCCCCGGAGAAGATCACACGAGAAAGGTTCTGCTCAGAGATGCTGCAGGAAGTGGATTACCACTGAGACATCCGTCATCACCCAGCTGTTTGAAGGGCAGCTCAATTATAGCATCGTGTGTTTAAAGTGTGAGAAATGCACCTACAAGAACGAAGTCTTCACTGTCCTCTCACTCCCCATTCCATCCGAATATGAATGCTCCCTTCAGGTAGGAATGCGGTATTCCTGGACACTTTGTCTTGCTATACTCTCAGCCTGGATTTTCTCAGGGCTATTTCCTACATTTGTTTAGTATGAGAGGCAGCtttataactttaattttaaaagaaataggctgggcgagtggctcatgcctgtaatcctagcacttttggccgaggcaggcggatcacctgaggtcaggagttcaagaccagcctggccaacatggtgaaaccctgtctctactaaaaatacaaaaattagttgggcatgatggcgggcacctgtaatcccagctacttgggagactgagccatgagaatcgc encodes:
- the LOC105490462 gene encoding ubiquitin carboxyl-terminal hydrolase 50 isoform X7; the protein is MTSQRSLPADDFGIYYVLAECTDYYDTLPVKEADGSQPCSQGVTGLRNLGNTCYMNAILQCLCSISPLVEYFLSGKYITALQNDCSEVATAFAYLMTDMWLGDSDCVSPEIFRSALGNLYPAFTKKTQQDAQEFLIYVLNELHEALKKYHYPRRRSHEKGSAQRCCRKWITTETSVITQLFEGQLNYSIVCLKCEKCTYKNEVFTVLSLPIPSEYECSLQDCLQCFFQQDTLTWNNQIHCSFCETKQETAVRAGISKAPKIIIFHLKRFLLARTTLWGHPCMYITTLVIWMVATTLLSARIHSPRPGIALMTHESVRFQILPFKMLRHISCSIAASPFPYQYKSIKSQENGVS
- the LOC105490462 gene encoding ubiquitin carboxyl-terminal hydrolase 50 isoform X3, coding for MTSQRSLPADDFGIYYVLAECTDYYDTLPVKEADGSQPCSQGVTGLRNLGNTCYMNAILQCLCSISPLVEYFLSGKYITALQNDCSEVATAFAYLMTDMWLGDSDCVSPEIFRSALGNLYPAFTKKTQQDAQEFLIYVLNELHEALKKYHYPRRRSHEKGSAQRCCRKWITTETSVITQLFEGQLNYSIVCLKCEKCTYKNEVFTVLSLPIPSEYECSLQDCLQCFFQQDTLTWNNQIHCSFCETKQETAVRAGISKAPKIIIFHLKRFDIQGTTKRKLRTDIHYPLTNLDLTPYICPIFRKYPKYNLCAVVIFAGTNDIMGTSLHVYNHFGDLDGGHYTAFCKNSFTQAWYSFDDTRVSEIPDTSVQNATAYLLFYSCQPFSIPIQKH
- the LOC105490462 gene encoding ubiquitin carboxyl-terminal hydrolase 50 isoform X5; protein product: MTSQRSLPADDFGIYYVLAECTDYYDTLPVKEADGSQPCSQGVTGLRNLGNTCYMNAILQCLCSISPLVEYFLSGKYITALQNDCSEVATAFAYLMTDMWLGDSDCVSPEIFRSALGNLYPAFTKKTQQDAQEFLIYVLNELHEALKKYHYPRRRSHEKGSAQRCCRKWITTETSVITQLFEGQLNYSIVCLKCEKCTYKNEVFTVLSLPIPSEYECSLQDCLQCFFQQDTLTWNNQIHCSFCETKQETAVRAGISKAPKIIIFHLKRFDIQGTTKRKLRTDIHYPLTNLDLTPYICPIFRKYPKYNLCAVVNHFGDLDGGHYTAFCKNSFTQAWYSFDDTRVSEIPDTSVQNATAYLLFYSCQPFSIPIQKH
- the LOC105490462 gene encoding ubiquitin carboxyl-terminal hydrolase 50 isoform X8 — encoded protein: MTSQRSLPADDFGIYYVLAECTDYYDTLPVKEADGSQPCSQGVTGLRNLGNTCYMNAILQCLCSISPLVEYFLSGKYITALQNDCSEVATAFAYLMTDMWLGDSDCVSPEIFRSALGNLYPAFTKKTQQDAQEFLIYVLNELHEALKKYHYPRRRSHEKGSAQRCCRKWITTETSVITQLFEGQLNYSIVCLKCEKCTYKNEVFTVLSLPIPSEYECSLQDCLQCFFQQDTLTWNNQIHCSFCETKQETAVRAGISKAPKIIIFHLKRFLLARTTLWGHPCMYMCNHFGDLDGGHYTAFCKNSFTQAWYSFDDTRVSEIPDTSVQNATAYLLFYSCQPFSIPIQKH
- the LOC105490462 gene encoding ubiquitin carboxyl-terminal hydrolase 50 isoform X1 — translated: MTSQRSLPADDFGIYYVLAECTDYYDTLPVKEADGSQPCSQGVTGLRNLGNTCYMNAILQCLCSISPLVEYFLSGKYITALQNDCSEVATAFAYLMTDMWLGDSDCVSPEIFRSALGNLYPAFTKKTQQDAQEFLIYVLNELHEALKKYHYPRRRSHEKGSAQRCCRKWITTETSVITQLFEGQLNYSIVCLKCEKCTYKNEVFTVLSLPIPSEYECSLQDCLQCFFQQDTLTWNNQIHCSFCETKQETAVRAGISKAPKIIIFHLKRFDIQGTTKRKLRTDIHYPLTNLDLTPYICPIFRKYPKYNLCAVVIFAGTNDIMGTSLHVYDIPHFLYPTNDGHLACFHFWLLTTLVIWMVATTLLSARIHSPRPGIALMTHESVRFQILPFKMLRHISCSIAASPFPYQYKSIKSQENGVS